One part of the Deltaproteobacteria bacterium genome encodes these proteins:
- a CDS encoding extracellular solute-binding protein, producing MKKINRRDFLKVAGAGAVALSAPHIWIKGARAQGYAGIKWQPSTEDLKKWRQFEGETVYILTENTPPSIGIRGAKDDFTKLTGMRAEFTLEVMDSLKEKIFLDLRGGSPKFHVNYAQPRPIGCVISEYWAPVNKFIDVKTGKSLMPDLPDVPDVPKRLHDAFMPLHPEQGCMYYSTDEWYGLPYDTAMGVLFFRKDLVEKYGKKFEDKYGKSMKPNADTTWDDLYVIADFINKNCKEVDSGLGFHMAQNWPINQDYTSFLLSWGVQKEGFAEIEHYYVGQRNPGPYMSDPKDYQKAIEVLEYMKKLQDVIHPDSKIWDWGGLGTAHATGKIAMQMNCGEFCPYVEDPSESVIAGKCGYSVVPKGPAGINAYEVGASGLAIPAALPLKEQKKAWLFIMWATGPVGQWEAFTKYYGTPVRRSAYDEARSRGWLEEDSTFRKAQHLRIQDIQMRDHLDGFCLGPKIPTYSQYLEIVGSELSKWVAGVTSTSKKCLDNMIKRLNRLHKV from the coding sequence ATGAAAAAAATCAATCGAAGGGATTTTCTCAAGGTTGCAGGAGCAGGAGCAGTGGCGCTCTCCGCCCCCCATATCTGGATCAAAGGGGCACGGGCTCAGGGGTACGCCGGCATCAAGTGGCAGCCCTCTACTGAAGATCTCAAGAAATGGCGTCAATTCGAGGGAGAGACCGTGTACATCCTCACAGAGAATACCCCGCCTTCCATCGGGATCCGCGGGGCCAAAGATGACTTTACCAAGCTCACGGGGATGCGTGCCGAGTTCACCCTCGAGGTCATGGATTCCTTGAAGGAGAAGATCTTCTTGGATTTGCGAGGGGGCAGCCCGAAGTTTCATGTCAATTACGCTCAACCCAGGCCCATCGGCTGCGTCATCTCCGAGTACTGGGCTCCTGTGAACAAGTTCATCGATGTGAAGACGGGCAAGTCTCTCATGCCCGATCTGCCCGATGTTCCCGATGTTCCAAAACGCCTTCATGATGCTTTCATGCCTCTCCATCCGGAACAGGGCTGCATGTACTACAGTACGGATGAATGGTACGGCCTACCCTATGACACGGCCATGGGCGTCCTGTTCTTCCGGAAGGACCTCGTTGAGAAGTACGGCAAGAAGTTCGAAGACAAGTACGGCAAGTCCATGAAACCGAATGCCGATACGACCTGGGATGACCTTTACGTCATAGCCGACTTCATCAACAAAAACTGCAAGGAAGTCGACTCAGGACTCGGCTTCCACATGGCTCAGAATTGGCCCATCAATCAGGACTATACTTCCTTTCTGCTCAGTTGGGGAGTCCAGAAGGAAGGATTCGCTGAAATCGAGCATTACTATGTGGGCCAAAGGAATCCCGGCCCCTACATGTCCGATCCCAAGGACTACCAAAAGGCGATTGAGGTCTTGGAATATATGAAGAAGCTGCAGGATGTGATTCATCCGGACAGCAAGATTTGGGATTGGGGCGGTCTCGGCACCGCACACGCGACGGGCAAAATAGCGATGCAGATGAATTGCGGCGAATTCTGCCCGTATGTGGAAGATCCCAGCGAATCCGTCATCGCGGGGAAGTGTGGATATTCGGTCGTACCGAAGGGTCCTGCAGGCATCAACGCATACGAGGTCGGGGCTTCCGGCTTGGCCATTCCGGCGGCTCTGCCGCTTAAGGAACAGAAGAAGGCATGGCTTTTCATAATGTGGGCCACAGGTCCTGTGGGGCAGTGGGAGGCCTTTACCAAGTACTACGGGACCCCGGTCAGGAGATCAGCCTATGACGAGGCTCGAAGCCGGGGGTGGCTGGAAGAGGATTCCACCTTCAGAAAGGCCCAGCACCTCAGGATCCAGGATATTCAGATGAGGGACCACCTCGATGGGTTCTGCCTGGGCCCCAAGATTCCGACCTATTCCCAGTATCTGGAGATTGTGGGGAGTGAGCTGTCGAAATGGGTCGCAGGAGTGACATCCACCTCGAAGAAGTGTCTGGACAACATGATAAAGAGACTGAACAGGCTCCACAAGGTCTAG
- a CDS encoding sugar ABC transporter permease, translating to MPRKDCTGETVMGSGVVGVLGNRLSSTYRGVVEGVPWYVWWLAPAFIILAVITIFPFFWLIHMSFMKIQLAPGKPNIFVGFTNWIEMFWDPSVPQGWSLLGRYVGVSMLLQMGLGIGIALLINNMKGEGFLSTVFLIPMMVAPVVVGHLWNLLFHSSYGIYSWLLKTLGIYAKGSLLSDPKTALWAIVAMDTWEWTPLVMLIVLAGLKSVPRDTIEAAHMDGSNRLQTFFNVTLPYITPAIVIAFLLRFMDNMRFIDKILITTKGGPADATKTLPMYLFLKTFRQFEIGPASAIGFTLLFVIIICGIIVTLTLLKEGEAE from the coding sequence ATGCCAAGAAAAGATTGTACGGGGGAGACTGTGATGGGAAGCGGGGTAGTCGGAGTACTGGGCAATCGGCTGTCGTCGACGTACAGGGGAGTGGTGGAGGGGGTTCCATGGTACGTATGGTGGCTGGCGCCGGCGTTTATCATTCTGGCCGTGATCACGATATTCCCCTTCTTCTGGCTTATTCACATGTCGTTTATGAAGATCCAGCTCGCCCCGGGCAAGCCGAATATTTTTGTCGGGTTCACCAATTGGATAGAGATGTTTTGGGACCCCTCGGTTCCTCAGGGCTGGAGCCTCCTGGGGCGATACGTCGGTGTATCGATGCTTCTTCAGATGGGACTGGGTATCGGAATCGCTCTGCTGATAAACAACATGAAGGGCGAGGGATTCCTGTCCACTGTCTTCTTGATTCCCATGATGGTTGCTCCTGTCGTGGTGGGACACCTCTGGAATCTCCTGTTCCATTCTTCCTACGGGATCTATTCATGGCTCTTGAAAACGCTGGGTATCTATGCAAAGGGGAGTCTCTTGAGCGATCCAAAGACCGCCCTTTGGGCGATCGTGGCGATGGATACTTGGGAATGGACTCCTCTGGTGATGCTCATCGTGCTTGCGGGATTGAAGAGTGTCCCCCGTGACACGATCGAGGCTGCACACATGGACGGTTCGAACAGGCTCCAGACTTTTTTCAACGTGACGCTCCCCTACATAACCCCGGCCATTGTGATCGCATTTCTGCTGAGATTCATGGACAACATGCGTTTTATCGACAAGATATTGATAACCACCAAGGGTGGTCCTGCGGATGCTACAAAGACCCTCCCGATGTATCTATTCTTGAAGACTTTCAGACAGTTCGAAATCGGACCGGCTTCGGCCATCGGGTTCACACTTCTGTTCGTCATTATCATTTGCGGTATCATCGTGACTCTTACGCTGCTAAAGGAAGGAGAGGCCGAATAA